From a single Arvicanthis niloticus isolate mArvNil1 chromosome 19, mArvNil1.pat.X, whole genome shotgun sequence genomic region:
- the Brix1 gene encoding ribosome biogenesis protein BRX1 homolog, which translates to MVATKRKRRGGLEVQAKKPKRSPKDAGQPAKQADAAKEAEEENRDRIPGPVCKGKWKNKERVLIFSSRGINFRTRHLMQDLRTLMPHSKADTKMDRKDKLFVINEVCEMKNCNKCIYFEAKKKQDLYMWLSNSPHGPSAKFLVQNIHTLAELKMTGNCLKGSRPLLSFDPAFDDLPHYALLKEMLIQIFSTPRYHPKSQPFVDHVFTFTILDNRIWFRNFQIIEEDAALVEIGPRFVLNLIKIFQGSFGGPTLYENPHYQSPNMHRRIIRSITAAKYREKQQVKDVQKLRKKEPKTILPHDPTADVFVTPAEEKPIEIQWVKPEPKVDLKARKRRIYKRHRKLQQKMSRGSAKSISG; encoded by the exons ATGGTGGCGACCAAGAGAAAGCGGCGTGGGGGTCTGGAGGTTCAAGCGAAGAAGCCAAAAAGGAGCCCGAAAGATGCCGGGCAGCCAGCCAAGCAAGCCGATGCGGCAAAAGAGGCGGAGGAAGAAAATAGAGATCGTATTCCAGGTCCCGTTTGTAAG ggcAAATGGAAAAATAAGGAGCGGGTCCTCATCTTTTCTTCCAGAGGAATAAATTTCAGAACAAGACACTTAATGCAGGACTTGAGAACGCTGATGCCTCATTCTAAAGCAG aTACTAAAATGGATCGTAAAGATAAATTATTTGTGATAAATGag gtctgtGAAATGAAAAATTGCAACAAATGCATCTACTTTGAAGCTAAGAAAAAACAGGATCTCTATATGTG GCTTTCAAATTCACCTCATGGGCCATCTGCCAAATTCTTGGTTCAAAATA ttcatacCCTGGCTGAACTAAAGATGACTGGAAATTGTTTGAAAGGTTCTCGGCCCCTTTTATCTTTTGACCCT gcTTTTGATGACTTGCCACATTATGCTTTgttaaaagaaatgttaattcAG atttTTAGTACACCACGGTACCATCCCAAGAGTCAGCCATTTGTGGACCACGTGTTTACGTTCACCATTCTGGATAACAGGATATGGTTTCGGAACTTCCAG atTATAGAAGAAGATGCTGCTCTAGTGGAAATAGGACCCCGTTTTGTCTTAAATCTCATAAAGATTTTTCAGGGAAGCTTTGGAGGACCAACACTATATGAAAATCCTCATTACCAGTCTCCAAACATG CATCGGCGTATCATAAGGTCCATCACAGCTGCAAAGTACAGAGAGAAACAGCAAGTCAAAGATGTTcagaaattgagaaagaaagaaccaaagacTATTCTTCCACATGATCCCACTGCAGATGTGTTTGTCACACCAGCAGAGGAGAAACCAATAGAAATACAGTGGGTGAAACCAGAGCCAAAAGTAGATCTGAAAGCAAGGAAGAGAAGGATTTACAAAAGGCATCGGAAACTGCAACAGAAGATGAGCAGAGGGAGTGCAAAATCAATCAGTGGATAA